A DNA window from Sphingomonas changnyeongensis contains the following coding sequences:
- a CDS encoding type III pantothenate kinase, which produces MLLAIDAGNTNVVVALVDQGDIRARWRIATDPRRTADEYAVWLTQLLTLEGLARSDIDAVIVATVVPRALHNLQVLASKYFGVEALIAGRAPVDWGIELDVVEPASVGADRVVNAIAAHARYPGDLIVIDFGTATTFDIVDYTGAYKGGIIAPGLNLSLDALVGATAKLPRIAIRAPEDGSVIGRTTEAQMLIGIYTGYLAMIEGLIARLKKQVGRPVRVIATGGLAALFQDHDHLFDAVEPDLTIQGLAMLHARAHNG; this is translated from the coding sequence ATGCTGCTCGCGATCGATGCGGGGAACACCAATGTCGTTGTCGCCCTGGTCGATCAGGGCGACATCCGGGCGCGCTGGCGCATCGCCACCGATCCGCGCCGGACGGCGGACGAATATGCGGTGTGGCTGACCCAGCTGCTGACGCTCGAAGGGCTGGCGCGCAGCGACATCGACGCGGTGATCGTGGCGACCGTCGTGCCGCGCGCACTGCACAATCTGCAGGTGCTGGCGAGCAAATATTTCGGCGTCGAGGCGCTGATCGCCGGGCGCGCGCCGGTCGACTGGGGGATCGAGTTGGACGTGGTCGAGCCGGCGAGCGTCGGCGCGGACCGCGTGGTCAACGCCATCGCCGCCCATGCGCGCTATCCCGGTGACCTGATCGTCATCGATTTCGGCACCGCGACGACGTTCGACATCGTCGATTACACCGGTGCCTATAAGGGCGGTATCATCGCGCCGGGCCTCAACCTGTCCCTCGACGCGCTGGTCGGCGCGACCGCCAAGCTGCCGCGCATCGCGATCCGCGCGCCCGAGGATGGCAGCGTGATCGGCCGCACGACCGAGGCGCAGATGCTGATCGGCATCTACACCGGCTATCTGGCGATGATCGAAGGGCTGATCGCCCGGCTGAAAAAGCAGGTCGGCCGCCCGGTCAGGGTGATCGCGACCGGCGGGCTGGCGGCGCTGTTCCAGGATCATGACCATCTGTTCGACGCGGTCGAGCCCGATCTGACGATTCAGGGGCTGGCGATGCTGCACGCCCGCGCCCATAATGGCTGA
- a CDS encoding ribonuclease J yields MTPGNELLFLALGGSGEIGMNVNLYGTQGKWVMVDCGITFADPGYPGIDVILPDLAFIEERLGDLLGIVLTHGHEDHIGALPYLAADLGVPLYATPFTAGLIRGKLEEEGVADQVRLHVIDREHGRFELGPFSFDYVPLAHSIPEGNALVIGTPYGRIFHTGDWKLDDAPMLGTPSTAEELRAIGDAGVLALVCDSTNVFNEEASGSEGAVRAGLDQAIRGAEGRVLVTTFASNAARLATLADVARDTGRRICVAGRSLDRILKVARSVGYLRDFPETVDFDAAMKLPPREVMIIATGGQGEARAALGRIAFDQHPIKLDAGDLVVFSSKQIPGNEIAIGRIQNALAARGIRMITDRQAHVHVSGHPGRPELEAMYEWIRPEIILPVHGERRHMAEQARFALEQGVPRAIVQENGQMVRLAPDGPAIIGHERAGRLMLDGDVILPADGATMQERRRIASYGQISVALALNASGRLVGEPQVRVQGVPVEEDKDDFLIEAADAAGEAARAAPRELEKLREAVRLAVRRKAVEWTGKKPIVDVLVITL; encoded by the coding sequence ATGACCCCCGGCAACGAACTTCTTTTCCTCGCGCTTGGCGGCTCGGGCGAAATCGGCATGAACGTCAATCTCTACGGCACCCAGGGCAAATGGGTGATGGTGGATTGCGGCATCACCTTCGCCGATCCCGGCTATCCCGGCATCGATGTGATCCTGCCCGATCTGGCGTTCATCGAGGAACGGCTGGGCGATCTGCTCGGCATCGTGCTCACCCATGGCCATGAGGATCATATCGGCGCGCTGCCCTATCTGGCCGCCGATCTGGGCGTCCCGCTCTATGCGACGCCGTTCACCGCCGGGCTGATCCGGGGCAAGCTCGAGGAAGAGGGGGTGGCCGATCAGGTGCGGCTGCACGTCATCGATCGTGAGCATGGCCGGTTCGAACTGGGGCCGTTCTCGTTCGACTATGTGCCGCTCGCCCATTCGATCCCCGAGGGCAATGCGCTGGTGATCGGCACGCCCTATGGGCGCATCTTCCATACCGGCGACTGGAAGCTCGATGATGCGCCGATGCTCGGCACGCCGTCGACCGCGGAGGAACTGCGCGCCATCGGCGATGCGGGTGTGCTCGCGCTCGTCTGCGATTCGACCAATGTGTTCAACGAGGAGGCGTCCGGCTCCGAAGGCGCGGTGCGCGCCGGGCTGGATCAGGCGATCCGCGGTGCCGAGGGGCGGGTGCTGGTCACCACCTTTGCATCGAACGCCGCGCGGCTGGCGACGCTCGCCGATGTCGCGCGCGACACCGGGCGGCGCATCTGCGTGGCCGGGCGGTCGCTCGACCGCATCCTGAAGGTCGCTCGCTCGGTCGGCTATCTGCGCGATTTTCCCGAAACGGTCGATTTCGACGCCGCGATGAAGCTGCCCCCGCGCGAGGTGATGATCATCGCGACCGGCGGGCAGGGCGAGGCGCGGGCGGCGCTTGGCCGCATCGCCTTCGACCAGCACCCGATCAAGCTCGATGCCGGCGATCTGGTGGTGTTTTCATCGAAGCAGATCCCGGGCAATGAAATCGCGATCGGCCGCATCCAGAATGCGCTCGCCGCGCGCGGGATCCGGATGATCACCGACCGTCAGGCGCATGTCCATGTCTCCGGCCATCCGGGCCGGCCCGAGCTCGAGGCGATGTATGAATGGATCCGGCCGGAGATCATCCTGCCCGTCCATGGCGAGCGCCGCCACATGGCCGAACAGGCGCGTTTTGCGCTCGAACAGGGCGTGCCGCGCGCGATCGTGCAGGAAAATGGCCAGATGGTGCGTCTGGCCCCGGACGGGCCGGCGATCATCGGCCATGAGCGCGCGGGCCGGCTGATGCTTGACGGCGATGTGATCCTGCCCGCCGATGGCGCGACGATGCAGGAGCGGCGGCGGATCGCCTCTTACGGCCAGATTTCGGTCGCGCTTGCGCTCAATGCCAGCGGGCGTCTTGTCGGTGAGCCGCAGGTGCGCGTGCAGGGCGTGCCGGTCGAGGAAGACAAGGATGATTTCCTGATCGAGGCCGCCGATGCGGCGGGCGAGGCCGCGCGCGCCGCGCCCCGCGAGCTGGAGAAGCTGCGCGAGGCGGTGCGGCTCGCGGTGCGGCGCAAGGCGGTCGAATGGACCGGCAAGAAGCCGATCGTCGATGTGCTGGTGATCACGCTCTGA
- a CDS encoding DUF1467 family protein codes for MRWTSILAIYLLFWAMSVFFVLPFGVRTHDEAGVEKVPGQADSAPANFRVGRFVMRTTILSAVLFGLYYANYVNGWITADDVAFIRPPAD; via the coding sequence ATGCGCTGGACCTCGATACTTGCCATCTATCTGCTGTTCTGGGCGATGAGCGTGTTCTTCGTCCTGCCCTTCGGCGTGCGCACGCATGACGAGGCCGGGGTCGAAAAAGTGCCCGGCCAGGCGGACAGCGCGCCCGCAAACTTCCGCGTCGGCCGCTTCGTGATGCGGACCACCATCCTGTCGGCGGTGCTGTTCGGGCTTTATTACGCCAATTACGTCAATGGCTGGATTACGGCAGACGATGTCGCCTTCATCCGGCCCCCGGCGGATTAA
- a CDS encoding coiled-coil domain-containing protein, translated as MSGANIVGLRPDQQHEDQQDDRVIEVADSAAHDSGPHYGAGPQHDADALAADAPPPGRGAAILTGVLALAWLGFAGWTAAPRLSAGGMTPADLAGLIALWSAPLALLGVLFLALLRTSRAESLRFADTARRMRAEAAALDYRVSELTARLEANREALAIQAEHMLSLGDDATGRLAALTAGMRGEAQEMARQAEGLKAAADAARSDLTALMQTLPRAQTQTRQLTAALQEAGTGALDQAGALEAQLSALLARGREADQVATGAAQRLATHLERMDAASRDAGDRLDSAAGRMGAAVDAALARAAEALDEARRSMETQGAAMLAMIEQSRGALDRTGAETAQELGRRLAELAAGIESLGAGLATHDGTGRALVERLETGLAGIEARLGRIATEGAAQTERLAGALAGLSGHAETLATRLADADAAADSFVTRAETLLTALDASAREIDETLPAALSRLDQYSNASRDRIAAMSPGIEAIEAGATQALDRLAQTEKLLEQQREAIELLGLSAERQLTASRKSAGELDETVGAARDRIADLADGAGQQLVGVMLRVRDAAAQAAERARETLDRVVPEAAAAMAEAGSDAVRQALGHKVEAQIAALAKAAEHAVEAANYASDRLSRQIAAVTDSTQLLEARLDKARDMAEDSHRESFARRASLLIEALNSTAIDVAKIMSSEVTDSAWAAYLKGDRGVFTRRAVRLLEAGETREILRHYEADGEFRDQVNRYIHDFEAMLRHVLATREGTQIGVTLLSADMGKLYVALAQAIERLRT; from the coding sequence ATGAGCGGGGCGAACATCGTCGGCCTCCGGCCGGACCAGCAGCATGAAGACCAACAGGATGATCGGGTGATCGAGGTGGCGGACAGTGCCGCGCACGATTCCGGGCCGCACTACGGGGCCGGGCCGCAGCATGATGCCGACGCCCTGGCCGCCGATGCGCCGCCCCCGGGCCGGGGGGCAGCCATATTGACCGGCGTGCTGGCGCTTGCCTGGCTAGGCTTTGCCGGGTGGACCGCCGCGCCGCGCCTGTCCGCCGGGGGCATGACGCCCGCCGATCTAGCGGGGCTGATCGCGCTGTGGAGCGCACCGCTGGCGCTGCTCGGCGTCCTCTTTCTGGCGCTGCTGCGCACCAGCCGCGCCGAATCGCTGCGCTTTGCCGACACGGCGCGCCGGATGCGGGCCGAGGCAGCGGCGCTCGACTACCGCGTGTCCGAACTGACCGCGCGGCTGGAGGCCAATCGCGAGGCGCTGGCGATCCAGGCCGAACATATGCTCAGCCTTGGCGACGATGCGACCGGCCGGCTGGCCGCGCTGACCGCCGGGATGCGCGGCGAGGCGCAGGAAATGGCGCGTCAGGCCGAAGGGCTGAAGGCCGCCGCCGATGCCGCGCGCAGCGATCTGACCGCGCTGATGCAGACCCTGCCGCGCGCGCAGACCCAGACCCGGCAGCTGACCGCTGCCCTTCAGGAAGCGGGCACGGGCGCGCTCGATCAGGCCGGTGCGCTCGAGGCGCAGCTGTCGGCCCTGCTCGCGCGCGGGCGCGAGGCCGATCAGGTCGCGACCGGCGCGGCGCAGCGGCTGGCGACGCATCTGGAGCGCATGGACGCGGCCAGCCGCGACGCCGGCGACCGGCTCGATTCGGCGGCCGGGCGCATGGGCGCGGCGGTCGATGCCGCGCTTGCCCGCGCGGCCGAGGCGCTCGACGAGGCCCGGCGCAGCATGGAAACGCAGGGCGCGGCGATGCTGGCGATGATCGAGCAGTCGCGCGGCGCGCTTGACCGCACCGGGGCGGAGACCGCTCAGGAGCTTGGCCGGCGGTTGGCCGAACTGGCGGCGGGAATCGAATCGCTGGGCGCGGGCCTTGCCACCCATGACGGCACCGGCCGTGCGCTGGTCGAGCGGCTGGAAACCGGTCTGGCCGGGATCGAGGCCCGGCTGGGGCGGATCGCCACCGAAGGCGCGGCACAGACCGAGCGGCTGGCCGGCGCGCTGGCCGGGCTGAGCGGCCATGCCGAGACGCTGGCGACGCGGCTGGCCGATGCCGATGCCGCCGCCGACAGCTTCGTCACCCGCGCCGAGACGCTGCTGACCGCGCTCGACGCCAGCGCGCGCGAGATTGACGAGACGCTGCCCGCCGCCCTCTCCCGGCTCGACCAGTACAGCAATGCGAGCCGTGACCGCATCGCCGCCATGTCGCCGGGCATCGAGGCGATCGAGGCCGGGGCGACCCAGGCGCTCGACCGGCTCGCCCAGACCGAAAAGCTGCTCGAACAGCAGCGCGAGGCGATCGAGCTGCTCGGCCTCAGCGCCGAGCGTCAGCTGACCGCCAGCCGCAAATCGGCGGGCGAGCTGGACGAAACCGTGGGCGCCGCGCGCGACCGGATCGCCGATCTTGCCGATGGCGCGGGCCAGCAGCTGGTCGGCGTGATGCTGCGGGTGCGCGATGCCGCCGCCCAGGCCGCTGAACGGGCGCGCGAAACGCTCGACCGCGTCGTCCCCGAAGCCGCAGCGGCAATGGCGGAAGCCGGGTCGGATGCGGTGCGCCAGGCGCTCGGCCACAAGGTCGAAGCGCAGATCGCCGCGCTGGCCAAGGCGGCCGAACATGCGGTTGAAGCCGCCAATTACGCGTCGGACCGGCTCAGCCGCCAGATCGCGGCGGTGACCGACAGCACCCAGCTGCTCGAAGCGCGGCTCGACAAGGCGCGCGACATGGCCGAGGACAGCCACCGGGAAAGCTTTGCCCGGCGTGCTTCGCTGCTGATCGAGGCGCTCAACTCGACCGCCATCGACGTCGCCAAGATCATGTCGAGCGAGGTGACCGACAGCGCCTGGGCCGCCTATCTGAAGGGCGATCGCGGCGTGTTCACCCGGCGCGCGGTGCGGCTGCTCGAGGCCGGGGAAACGCGCGAAATCCTGCGCCATTACGAGGCCGATGGCGAGTTCCGCGATCAGGTCAACCGCTACATCCACGATTTCGAGGCGATGCTGCGCCATGTGCTGGCGACGCGCGAAGGCACGCAGATCGGCGTCACGCTGCTCAGCGCCGATATGGGCAAGCTTTATGTCGCACTCGCCCAGGCGATCGAGCGGCTGCGGACCTGA
- a CDS encoding Hpt domain-containing protein produces MSYEPSALELALAAAVGDDPGLVAELRSAFIDSAARHADAMARARSDAEWQEAALRLKGLAASFGAGRLIELADEAAAAPRGDAEALAAIERALAVMGVQ; encoded by the coding sequence ATGTCCTACGAACCCTCCGCCCTCGAACTCGCCCTTGCCGCCGCCGTCGGCGACGATCCGGGGCTGGTGGCCGAGCTTCGGTCGGCGTTCATCGACAGTGCGGCGCGCCATGCCGATGCGATGGCGCGGGCGCGCAGCGATGCGGAATGGCAGGAAGCGGCGCTGCGCCTGAAAGGGCTGGCGGCAAGCTTCGGTGCCGGGCGGCTGATCGAACTGGCCGATGAGGCCGCCGCGGCCCCGCGCGGCGATGCCGAGGCGCTGGCCGCGATCGAGCGCGCGCTGGCCGTGATGGGCGTGCAATAA
- a CDS encoding acetyl-CoA C-acyltransferase, translated as MSADPIVILSYARTPMGGFQGVLGGAGATALGASAVGAAVARAGVAGDAVERIYMGCVLPAGLGQAPARQAALHAGLPQSVEATTVNKMCGSGMQATIMAAEALAARWVDLIVAGGMESMTNAPYLMTKHRGGARIGHDRMFDHMYLDGLEDAYEPGKLMGAFAEEVAGEYQFSRAAQDDYAIASLTRAQAAQTSGAFDDEIVPVEIAGRKGNVTISLDEQPQKGDAAKIPTLRPAFAANGTITAANASSISDGAAALVLTRASVAERLGVTPVARIVAHAAHAHQPARFTTAPVAAMRKALDKAGWSVGDVDLFEVNEAFAVVAMIAMRDLSLAHDVVNIHGGACALGHPIGASGARILATLIAALRRHGQKRGLASLCIGGGEATAMAVELMA; from the coding sequence ATGTCCGCCGACCCGATCGTCATCCTGTCTTATGCGCGCACGCCGATGGGCGGGTTTCAGGGCGTGCTCGGCGGCGCGGGCGCGACCGCACTCGGCGCCAGCGCGGTCGGCGCGGCGGTTGCCCGCGCGGGCGTTGCCGGCGATGCGGTCGAGCGCATCTATATGGGCTGCGTGCTGCCCGCCGGGCTTGGCCAGGCCCCGGCGCGCCAGGCCGCGCTTCATGCCGGGCTGCCCCAGTCGGTCGAGGCCACGACCGTCAACAAGATGTGCGGTTCGGGCATGCAGGCCACGATCATGGCCGCCGAGGCGCTGGCCGCCCGGTGGGTCGACCTGATCGTCGCCGGCGGCATGGAGAGCATGACCAACGCCCCCTATCTGATGACCAAGCATCGCGGCGGGGCGCGCATCGGCCATGACCGGATGTTCGACCATATGTATCTGGACGGGCTGGAAGACGCCTATGAGCCGGGCAAGCTGATGGGCGCGTTCGCCGAAGAGGTGGCGGGCGAATATCAGTTCAGCCGCGCCGCGCAGGACGATTATGCGATCGCCTCGCTCACCCGCGCACAGGCCGCCCAGACGAGCGGCGCGTTCGACGACGAGATCGTCCCGGTCGAGATTGCCGGCCGCAAGGGCAATGTGACCATCAGCCTCGATGAACAGCCGCAAAAGGGCGATGCGGCGAAGATCCCGACGCTCCGGCCCGCCTTTGCCGCCAATGGCACGATCACCGCGGCCAATGCCTCGTCGATCTCGGACGGCGCGGCGGCGCTTGTCCTCACCCGCGCCAGCGTCGCGGAACGGCTGGGCGTGACGCCGGTTGCCCGCATCGTCGCCCATGCCGCCCATGCCCATCAGCCCGCACGCTTTACCACCGCCCCGGTGGCGGCGATGCGCAAGGCGCTGGACAAGGCCGGGTGGAGCGTCGGCGACGTTGATCTGTTCGAGGTGAACGAGGCCTTTGCCGTCGTGGCGATGATCGCGATGCGTGACCTGAGCCTCGCCCATGATGTCGTCAACATCCATGGCGGGGCCTGTGCGCTCGGCCATCCGATCGGCGCGAGCGGTGCGCGCATCCTCGCGACCCTCATCGCCGCGCTGCGCCGGCACGGGCAGAAAAGGGGCCTGGCCTCGCTGTGCATCGGCGGCGGCGAAGCGACCGCGATGGCCGTGGAGCTGATGGCCTGA
- a CDS encoding prepilin peptidase produces the protein MDMIWAALGGVLGAVAGSFLATAALRWPAGRSVMHGRSRCDACGVVIGARDLVPLISFAVRRGRCAACGARIDPRHPAMEALCAVIGATAFGLAPGLTGLGGALFGWLLALLALTDLDHFWLPDRVTATLALTGLAFGALGAPPWPIDRVIGLAAGYLGLAAIGLGYRLARGREGLGGGDPKLLGAIGAWLGWALLPQMLVLAALVGLAAAFILWRRGVAVGPQTRLPFGTLMALAAWPIWVFAYAHG, from the coding sequence ATGGACATGATCTGGGCAGCGTTGGGGGGCGTGCTGGGGGCGGTTGCCGGATCGTTCCTCGCCACCGCCGCGCTGCGCTGGCCCGCCGGGCGCTCGGTCATGCATGGCCGGTCGCGCTGCGATGCCTGCGGGGTGGTGATCGGCGCGCGCGATCTGGTGCCGCTGATCAGCTTTGCCGTGCGGCGCGGGCGCTGCGCGGCGTGCGGGGCGCGGATCGATCCGCGTCATCCGGCGATGGAGGCGCTGTGCGCCGTGATCGGCGCGACTGCATTCGGGCTGGCGCCGGGGCTGACCGGGCTGGGCGGCGCGCTGTTCGGCTGGCTGCTGGCGCTGCTGGCGCTCACCGATCTCGATCATTTCTGGCTGCCGGACCGGGTGACCGCCACGCTCGCGCTCACCGGTCTCGCCTTCGGGGCGCTGGGCGCGCCGCCCTGGCCGATCGACCGGGTGATCGGCCTGGCAGCCGGTTATCTGGGGCTGGCGGCGATCGGCCTTGGCTATCGGCTGGCGCGCGGGCGCGAAGGGCTGGGCGGCGGCGATCCCAAGCTGCTGGGCGCGATCGGGGCCTGGCTGGGCTGGGCCTTGCTGCCGCAGATGCTGGTGCTCGCCGCGCTCGTCGGGCTGGCCGCCGCCTTCATCCTGTGGCGGCGCGGAGTCGCGGTCGGGCCGCAGACGCGGCTGCCGTTCGGGACGCTGATGGCGCTGGCGGCATGGCCGATCTGGGTGTTCGCCTACGCGCATGGCTGA
- the eda gene encoding bifunctional 4-hydroxy-2-oxoglutarate aldolase/2-dehydro-3-deoxy-phosphogluconate aldolase, translating to MTSPIETVMRTAPVIPVLVIDDVASAAPIAAALVAGGLPVLEVTLRTPVALDVIREMAAVDGAIVGAGTVLNPAQLDQALDAGAQFIVSPGLTDPLARAAIDRQAAFLPGIANASDIMRGLDLGLDRFKFFPAESSGGIRALRALSGPFGDVRFCPTGGITPATAGEWLDEEAVLCVGGSWLVKAGMDMDGITKNAQRAAQLRR from the coding sequence ATGACCAGCCCGATCGAAACCGTCATGCGCACCGCGCCCGTGATCCCGGTGCTCGTCATCGACGATGTGGCAAGCGCCGCGCCGATTGCGGCCGCGCTGGTCGCCGGCGGGCTGCCGGTGCTGGAGGTCACGCTGCGCACGCCGGTCGCGCTCGACGTGATCCGCGAAATGGCGGCCGTCGACGGCGCAATCGTCGGCGCGGGCACGGTGCTCAATCCCGCCCAGCTCGATCAGGCGCTGGACGCGGGCGCACAGTTCATCGTCAGCCCGGGCCTGACCGACCCCCTCGCCCGTGCAGCGATCGACCGCCAGGCCGCGTTCCTGCCCGGCATCGCCAATGCGTCGGATATCATGCGCGGGCTGGATCTGGGGCTGGACCGGTTCAAGTTCTTCCCCGCCGAATCATCGGGCGGCATCCGCGCGCTCCGGGCGCTGTCGGGACCGTTCGGCGATGTCCGCTTCTGCCCGACCGGGGGCATCACCCCGGCGACGGCGGGCGAATGGCTGGATGAAGAGGCGGTGCTGTGCGTGGGCGGATCCTGGCTGGTCAAAGCCGGCATGGACATGGACGGCATCACCAAGAACGCCCAGCGCGCGGCGCAGCTGCGCCGCTAA
- the trmD gene encoding tRNA (guanosine(37)-N1)-methyltransferase TrmD — translation MSFAATILTLYPDMFPGPLGHSLAGRALGTGVWTLDTLQIRDFAEDRHRSVDDTPAGGGAGMVMKADVLARAVDAALAARPDCPVLAMTPRGAPLTQDRVRTLAAGPGVTLLCGRFEGMDERLFEARPVEPVSIGDYVLSGGEMAALTLLDACIRLLPGVMGAASSGVEESFESGLLEYPQYTRPVTWEGRTIPEVLRSGDHAKIAAWRAQRAADDTRLRRPDLWERYRSARDRPPSGAQRRDRD, via the coding sequence ATGAGTTTTGCTGCCACGATCCTCACCCTTTACCCCGACATGTTTCCCGGACCGCTTGGCCACAGCCTGGCGGGGCGGGCGCTGGGCACCGGGGTCTGGACGCTCGACACGCTCCAGATCCGCGATTTCGCCGAGGACCGGCACCGGTCGGTCGATGACACGCCGGCCGGTGGCGGGGCGGGGATGGTGATGAAGGCCGATGTGCTGGCGCGCGCGGTCGATGCGGCGCTGGCGGCGCGGCCCGACTGCCCGGTGCTGGCGATGACGCCGCGCGGCGCGCCGCTGACCCAGGACCGGGTGCGCACGCTGGCGGCGGGGCCGGGGGTCACATTGCTGTGCGGCCGGTTCGAGGGGATGGACGAGCGGCTGTTCGAGGCCCGGCCGGTCGAGCCGGTGTCGATCGGCGACTATGTGCTGTCGGGCGGGGAGATGGCCGCGCTCACCCTGCTTGATGCTTGCATTCGGCTGCTTCCCGGCGTAATGGGCGCGGCTTCGAGCGGGGTCGAGGAGAGCTTTGAAAGCGGGCTCCTCGAATATCCGCAATATACCCGACCTGTCACATGGGAAGGGCGCACGATCCCCGAAGTGCTGCGATCGGGGGATCATGCGAAGATCGCCGCCTGGCGGGCACAAAGGGCGGCGGACGATACACGGCTAAGGCGGCCGGACCTTTGGGAGCGCTATAGGAGCGCTCGGGACCGACCGCCCTCTGGCGCGCAGCGACGAGACAGGGACTGA
- the rplS gene encoding 50S ribosomal protein L19 — translation MNLIQQLEAEQIAKFKETKSIPDFRPGDTLRVGVKVVEGDRTRVQAYEGVCIARANKGMGSSFTVRKISFGEGVERVFPLYSPNIDSIEVVRKGVVRRAKLYYLRGRRGKSARIAERRDTRTTEATAAE, via the coding sequence ATGAATCTGATCCAGCAGCTCGAAGCCGAGCAGATCGCCAAGTTCAAGGAAACGAAGAGCATCCCCGATTTCCGTCCGGGCGACACGCTGCGCGTCGGCGTGAAGGTCGTCGAAGGCGACCGCACCCGCGTCCAGGCCTATGAAGGCGTGTGCATCGCGCGCGCGAACAAGGGCATGGGGTCGAGCTTCACCGTCCGCAAGATTTCGTTCGGCGAAGGCGTGGAGCGCGTGTTCCCGCTCTATTCGCCGAACATCGATTCGATCGAAGTCGTCCGCAAGGGCGTCGTGCGCCGCGCCAAGCTCTATTATCTGCGCGGCCGCCGCGGCAAGTCGGCGCGCATCGCCGAGCGTCGCGACACCCGCACGACCGAGGCGACCGCCGCCGAATAA
- a CDS encoding AMP-binding protein, producing the protein MLFETLRAGFPADPATIAIEGPGLTPLSYGDLDAMTARLAAALAARGVRPGDRILATAPKSVEALTVYLAAIRAGIVYVPVNPGATAHELDYFRADAEPALIVDAAMLAALGGEAAAAAPSPLPPPSADALAAILYTSGTTGRPKGAMLSHGNLAANATTLIRAWGFSAADRLIHALPIFHVHGLFVASHCALGSGARMIWHGGFDAGRVAGDLARATVLMGVPTFYSRLLDRSDLTPDRVAAMRLFISGSAPLSAEVHRAFAARTGHAILERYGMTETGMLASNPLAGARVPGSVGPPLPGVAIRIDDPDDDGVGGIEVSGPNVFGGYWRQADRTAEAFAANGWFRTGDLGRFDDAGYLHIVGRAKDLVITGGLNVYPAEVEAEIDRLPGVAEAAVIGVPHPDFGEAVVAIVAPAAGARLDPASIPAALRDRLAAYKIPKAVHVVDALPRNTMGKIEKAALRQRHASIFS; encoded by the coding sequence ATGCTGTTTGAAACGCTGCGGGCCGGGTTTCCGGCCGATCCCGCCACCATTGCGATCGAAGGACCGGGGCTGACGCCGCTCAGCTATGGCGATCTGGACGCGATGACCGCCCGGCTGGCCGCCGCGCTGGCCGCACGCGGGGTCCGGCCGGGCGACCGCATCCTCGCGACCGCGCCCAAATCGGTCGAGGCGCTCACCGTCTATCTGGCCGCCATCCGCGCCGGCATCGTCTATGTGCCGGTCAATCCCGGCGCGACCGCGCATGAGCTGGATTATTTCCGCGCCGATGCCGAACCGGCGCTGATTGTCGACGCCGCGATGCTGGCCGCGCTGGGCGGGGAGGCCGCCGCTGCCGCCCCGTCGCCGCTGCCGCCGCCATCCGCCGATGCGCTGGCGGCGATCCTCTACACATCGGGCACGACCGGCCGGCCCAAGGGGGCGATGCTCAGCCATGGCAATCTTGCCGCCAATGCGACGACGCTGATCCGCGCCTGGGGATTTTCCGCCGCTGACCGGCTGATCCATGCGCTGCCGATCTTTCACGTCCATGGCCTGTTCGTCGCCAGCCACTGCGCGCTCGGGTCCGGGGCGCGGATGATCTGGCATGGCGGCTTCGATGCCGGCCGGGTGGCCGGGGATCTGGCGCGGGCGACCGTGCTGATGGGCGTGCCGACCTTTTACAGCCGGCTGCTCGACCGGTCCGACCTGACGCCCGACCGGGTGGCGGCGATGCGGCTGTTCATTTCCGGCTCGGCGCCCTTGTCTGCCGAAGTGCACCGCGCCTTTGCCGCGCGCACCGGCCATGCGATCCTTGAACGCTATGGCATGACGGAAACGGGCATGCTGGCGTCGAACCCGCTCGCCGGGGCGCGGGTGCCGGGCAGTGTCGGGCCGCCGCTGCCGGGGGTCGCGATCCGCATCGACGATCCCGATGATGACGGTGTCGGCGGGATCGAGGTCAGCGGACCCAATGTGTTTGGCGGCTATTGGCGGCAGGCGGATCGCACTGCCGAAGCCTTTGCCGCCAATGGCTGGTTCCGCACCGGCGATCTGGGCCGGTTTGACGATGCCGGCTATCTGCACATTGTCGGCCGCGCCAAGGATCTGGTCATCACCGGCGGGCTCAATGTCTATCCGGCCGAGGTCGAGGCCGAGATCGACCGGCTGCCGGGCGTGGCGGAGGCGGCGGTGATCGGCGTGCCGCATCCCGATTTCGGCGAAGCGGTGGTCGCCATCGTCGCCCCTGCGGCTGGCGCCCGGCTCGATCCGGCATCGATCCCGGCGGCGCTCAGGGACAGGCTGGCGGCCTACAAGATCCCCAAGGCCGTGCATGTGGTCGACGCGCTGCCGCGCAACACCATGGGCAAGATCGAGAAGGCGGCGCTGCGGCAGCGCCACGCGTCAATCTTTTCCTGA